In Actinomadura luteofluorescens, the sequence GCCGAGGGCGACCAGGTGCCGGTGGCCGGGACGGAGTTCGAGCCGCCGAACGGGGTGCGGCCCGGACAGATCGGCACGCTGATCGACGAGCAGGCCGACGTGATCGACGTGACCGCGACGATCGTCGACCTCGCCGTGCGCGGCTACCTGCTGATCGAGGAGGAGGACCGGGCCGTCACCGGCCGCCTCGACTGGGCGCTGCGCCGCCTGGACCGCCCGCAGACCGACCTGCTCCCCTACGAGCGGATCCTGCTGGACGCCCTGCTCACCGCGCCCGACGGGTCGGCCCGGGACGCCGTCCGGCTGTCGGAGCTCGGCGGGACGTTCGCGACGAAGCTGGCACAGGTCAGGTCCGCGATGTACGACGACGTGGTGAAGCAGGGCTGGTTCGCGCGGCGGCCCGACACCGTCCGGTCCCGGTGGACGGTCGCGGGCATCCTCGTGACGCTGGCCGGCATCGCCGGGACGGTCGCGCTGGCGTTCACCACCGAGTGGGCGCTGGCCGGGCTCGCGCTGATCATCGCGGGCGCGGCGCTGGCCTATGGCGGCCAGTACATGCCGGCGAAGACGGCGCGCGGCGCCACGGTGCTCGCGCACACGATCGGTTTCCGGGCGTTCCTGGAACGCGGCGCCATCCCCGACGACGGCTCCATGGCGGCGCGCCAGCGGATCGCGCTGTTCTCGCGTTTCCTGCCGTACGCGGTGGTGTTCGACGTCGTGGCGAAGTGGGCCGAGACGGTCGAGGACGCGGGCGAGCGCGCGACGGGCGCCGACAACCTCTACTGGTACGAGGGCCCGGCGGAATGGGACCTGTCGAAGTTCGCCGAGTCGATGCGCACGTTCACGCTGGCCACGTCGGGGTCGATCTCCCAGTCGCGCGGGCTGTGACGGCCCCCGGCGGTTAACGGCCTGACGCCGGGTAAAGCCTGGGCGAGGAGGTGTCGCCTCATGGTGGCCGCTGCGATGCTCGCCGTCCCCGTGCTCGCCCGATCCGACCGCTTGGGGGACGCCGCCTTCATGGCCGTCGGCCCGGCCGTCATCTTCGTGGCGCTCATCGGCTGGGTGACGGTGGTGCTGACGACGTCGCGCAAGCGCCACCACTACCCCAGCGCCGAGGACGGCCTGCCGCACCGCGGGCCCGTCATGGGCGGTGTGATCATGGGCAGCCCGGCGCAGCGGACGCGCCGCGATCCGGCCCCGTCGGTGACCCACCGCGAGGTCATGGCCCATATCGAGCGGGGACGTGCGGAGGAGGAGGCGGCCCGTACGCGGGAGCGGGCCGAAGCGGGGAAGGTCCGCGCCGAGCCGCCCGCCAGGAGCCGCCGCAGATTCGGCCTTCCCCGGCTCCGCTGACGCGGAGGCCGGCGCAGAGGACGCGACGCCCGCCGGGTCAGGCGACCCCGCACCCGGGCCGGCGGGCGCCGTAGACGCCCGCGGTGGCGGCCGAGACCCCTCCCGGCCGCCACCGCGGGTCTTAACGGTCGACTCGGTCTGCTCGT encodes:
- a CDS encoding DUF2207 domain-containing protein — its product is MSALAAMFRSRPAVLAVSAALAFPLLTSTSAVAAEVGGAPAAGAAASGLAAAERVLKDDVVLTAVQGGTVRVKETIVYRFAGHDGFQRTYPTRVHESLTEDRVYKIENLRAASPDGGPSKATASGAGLNTTVRVAGDRKLTGDHTIVLEYDVRGAITRMGAAEELRWPVVGGWKVPLDEAKATVDGGAMIRNVNCFTGPIGSTIGCTQYYTNHTHTQGVFAQQGMLPGEYLTVVAGLPSGTTGGRAIYERRHTVATAFSVNAVTGAALAGLLVLLGGGVLALYLLRGRDARTVGKRAAEGDQVPVAGTEFEPPNGVRPGQIGTLIDEQADVIDVTATIVDLAVRGYLLIEEEDRAVTGRLDWALRRLDRPQTDLLPYERILLDALLTAPDGSARDAVRLSELGGTFATKLAQVRSAMYDDVVKQGWFARRPDTVRSRWTVAGILVTLAGIAGTVALAFTTEWALAGLALIIAGAALAYGGQYMPAKTARGATVLAHTIGFRAFLERGAIPDDGSMAARQRIALFSRFLPYAVVFDVVAKWAETVEDAGERATGADNLYWYEGPAEWDLSKFAESMRTFTLATSGSISQSRGL